One genomic region from Siniperca chuatsi isolate FFG_IHB_CAS linkage group LG18, ASM2008510v1, whole genome shotgun sequence encodes:
- the apc gene encoding adenomatous polyposis coli protein isoform X1: protein MAAASYDQLLRQVEVLKMENSNLRQELQDNSNHLTKLETEASNMKEVLKQLQGTIEEESGEASGSQLELIERLKEMSLDSAGFKPRLRPPLPPSSSSSSASSVSGAPGGAAGGSGPPGPPTPAAFPRRGLPSAGRDSHDRCLEELEKERSLLLAELEKEEKEKDWYYAQLQNLTKRIDSLPLTENFTLQTDMSRRQLEFEARQIRSAMEEQLGSCQEMERRAQARVSRIQQIEKDILRLGARLQVEEVQGASDGSGLAGAQSSSSRLDHEPANEASYSVPRRITSHLGTKVEMVYSLLSMLGTHDKDDMSRTLLAMSSSQDSCIAMRQSGCLPLLIQLLHGNDKDSLLLGNSRGSKEARARASAALHNIVHSQPDDKRGRREIRVLHLLEQVRHYCEACWSWQENHERGVDQEDNPMPSPVEHQICPAVCVLMKLSFDEEHRHAMNELGGLQAVAELLQVDCEMFGLSSDHYSVTLRRYAGMALTNLTFGDVANKATLCSMKGCMRAMVAQLKSDSEDLQQVIASVLRNLSWRADVNSKKTLREVGSVRALMGCALEVQKESTLKSVLSALWNLSAHCTENKADICTVDGALAFLVGTLTHRSHTNTLAIIESGGGILRNVSSLIATNEAHRQILREHGCLPTLLQHLKSHSLTIVSNACGTLWNLSARDAKDQEALWELGAVGMLRNLIHSRHKMIAMGSAAALRNLMANRPARYKDASVVSPGAGAPSLQARKQKALFEELDAQQLSETFDNIDNLSPKAAHKKGRGCNGAGGGGSTTRSYANTPVLSSPKNGDGSKRTSEEAAYVRPVFPPSVRASSDSLNSVTSADGYGNRGKTKPSSEPFYSSDENRVNKCCVYRKYPADLAHKIRSANHMADDDGAELDTPINYSLKYSDEQLNSGRQSPSHRGSIESDEDDEQDARLRRRNDASDSAPTSSRMASVLPPRYVVTTATSNYGGDSTGEQPIDYSLKYGADAAHKPLFKPEEVAAPSAPPPPSSSAAKLRPPPPPASRAVPKGNQESTQTYCVEDTPICFSRGSSLSSLSSSEEEDGDIIGRRRRGGSVVCGGGSNDYPTLPVSEKDAHEQQQRQQKEAESQTATAAAVPSTRGRRGHHHHHGHAHHHHHHHHVTSSSGARTPKSPPEQPYAQETPLMFSRCTSVSSLDSFSTSSIASSVRSSEPCSGMPSGVVSPSDLPDSPGQTMPPSRAKTPPPPTQKTKEEEKAKKKDEEENSADVLLHFATESTPHGFSRASSLSALSLDEPYIAAEMKKKKKEEEDGGNEERKEEEVAKPILDESDDDDDIEILEACINMAMPKSSRKPKKQQQAAPRKPSQLPVYKLLPAQSRTQSQQRKDLLQEEVPRVYCVEGTPLNFSTATSLSDLTIDSPPNEEAAAAVIPVAPPTSAQRRRAGLPEGENGDDILAECISAAMPKAKPRKPIRAAVNSENLQAPPRPPPLPPPAPPPLGPQQQKKKPTSPVKPMPQRAAYSAATSTAAKAKPGFAFDSPRHYTPIEGTPCCFSRNDSLSSLDFDEDDGGEKDEEGKKTKEEEGRKRKQQTAAVFPRTKPVTNPTATDEKQKFAIEDTPVCFSRNSSLSSLSDIDQENNNKEFALPPPPEQQDGGKTGTKSPPQAESKPRPPAASGYAPKAFHVEDTPVCFSRNSSLSSLSIDSEDDLLQECISSAMPKKKKKAAAVTVPAAVATPLPVPKVNDGILAEEEPSEAPRSPASPDSESFDWKAIQEGANSIVSSLNAAAAAASSLSRQPSSDSDSVLSLKSVGSPFRLPAANNNAAEEEVEEKEEAAVKRGARILKGGERTTLEAKKKKEEEEEEEEAKAVRGGKKVYRSLITGKPRAEPAARGRSKPRAATVAKAPGSSDGTDKGGGSSRDSTPSRSTTAASQKGGKLSQLPRTASPGSASSSSSSLASRPAKQSGAARSGGGIPRSESASRVSSSIVAKKQKAEPEKPALVRQSTFIKEAPSPTLKRKLEESAAAAAAALESPSSPDTPLPSTTRRHDVNRSHSESPSRPQEVTSSRFSRTGTWKRENSSGGGGGTASKHSTSLPRVGTWKRTGSSSSVLSASSESSEKGRSEEESAMRSKGTWRKSKSGGGDSSAGRSFTDKSEDVWVRLEDCPVNNPRSSSSCSARSPTAANAPPIIDSPAPSSSSSSSSNLNLRRSCESLDDTLPPPERQQQQQQQQQRTQQRSGAVAARVSPFNYTPSPRKSNTDFTTTTTPTTTTSSSTTPTRPSLIPTPVTKKREPKGGEGNGGGGGGSGERGSYIVTSV, encoded by the exons gaagtgctgaAGCAACTGCAGGGCACCATAGAAGAAGAGTCTGGAGAAGCGTCGGGCTCTCAGCTGGAGCTCATCGAAAGACTGAAAG agaTGAGCCTGGACTCTGCAGGTTTTAAGCCCAGGTTGAGGCCTCCTCTGCCCCCCTCGTCCTCCTCCAGCTCGGCCTCTTCTGTTTCTGGAGCTCCTGGAGGAGCAGCTGGGGGCTCCGGACCTCCAGGCCCCCCGACGCCCGCTGCCTTCCCCAGGAGAGGGCTGCCCTCTGCGGGCAGAGACAGCCACGACCGGTgcctggaggagctggagaaggagag GTCTCTCCTATTGGCTgagctggagaaggaggagaaggagaaggactGGTACTACGCTCAGCTGCAGAATCTCACCAAGAGGATCGACAGTCTACCGcttactgaaaat ttcACTCTGCAGACGGACATGAGTCGTCGTCAGCTGGAGTTTGAAGCTCGTCAGATCCGTTCAGCGATGGAGGAACAGTTGGGCTCCTGtcaggagatggagaggagagctCAG GCTCGTGTGTCTCGTATTCAGCAGATAGAGAAAGACATCCTGAGACTGGGAGCTCGACTGCAG gtggAGGAAGTTCAGGGGGCGAGCGACGGCAGCGGATTGGCCGGAGCTCAA AGCTCCAGCAGCCGATTGGACCACGAGCCGGCCAACGAGGCGAGCTACTCTGTGCCTCGACGAATCACCAGCCACCTGGGAACCAAG GTGGAGATGGTGTACAGTCTTCTGTCCATGTTGGGGACTCATGATAAAGACGACATGTCGCGGACGCTACTCGCCATGTCGAGCTCACAAGATTCATGCATTGCCATGCGTCAGTCCGGCTGTCTGCCGCTGCTCATCCAGCTGCTGCACGGCAACGACAAGGACTCCCTGTTGCTAG GTAACTCTCGCGGCAGTAAAGAGGCTCGTGCGCGGGCGTCTGCAGCGCTGCACAACATCGTTCACAGTCAGCCGGACGATAAGAGAGGCCGGCGTGAGATCAGAGTGCTCCACCTGTTGGAGCAGGTGCGTCATTACTGCGAGGCGTGTTGGAGCTGGCAGGAGAACCATGAGAGGGGCGTGGACCAGGAGGACAACCCCA TGCCGTCTCCAGTAGAGCATCAGATCTGTCCGGCCGTCTGCGTCCTCATGAAACTTTCCTTCGATGAAGAACATCGACACGCCATGAACGAACTCG GCGGTCTGCAGGCGGTGGCGGAGCTGCTGCAGGTGGACTGTGAGATGTTCGGTCTGAGCAGTGATCATTACAGCGTCACGCTGCGGCGATACGCCGGCATGGCGCTCACCAACCTCACCTTTGGAGATGTAGCCAATAAG GCCACGCTGTGCTCCATGAAGGGCTGTATGAGAGCGATGGTCGCTCAGTTAAAGTCTGACAGTGAAGACCTGCAGCAG gtgATAGCGAGTGTGTTGAGAAACTTGTCGTGGCGTGCTGATGTCAACAGTAAGAAGACGCTGCGTGAGGTCGGCAGCGTGCGAGCGCTGATGGGCTGTGCTCTCGAGGTCCAGaag gAGTCGACTTTGAAGTCTGTGCTAAGCGCACTCTGGAACCTGTCGGCTCACTGTACGGAGAACAAGGCGGATATCTGCACGGTGGACGGTGCTCTGGCGTTTCTGGTGGGAACACTGACACACCGCAGCCACACCAACACGCTTGCCATCATCGAAAGTGGCGGTGGCATCCTGCGCAATGTCTCCAGCCTCATCGCCACCAACGAGGCGCACAG GCAGATCCTGCGTGAGCACGGCTGCCTGCCGACTCTGCTGCAGCACCTGAAGTCTCACAGTTTGACCATTGTGTCCAACGCCTGTGGGACGCTCTGGAATCTGTCAGCCAGAGATGCCAAAGACCAGGAGGCATTATGGGAGCTGGGTGCCGTGGGCATGCTGCGCAACCTCATCCACTCCCGGCACAAGATGATCGCCATGGGCAGCGCCGCCGCCCTGCGCAACCTGATGGCCAACCGGCCGGCACGCTACAAGGATGCCAGCGTGGTGTCGCCGGGCGCCGGCGCCCCATCATTGCAGGCCCGCAAACAGAAGGCGTTATTTGAGGAGCTGGATGCCCAGCAGCTGTCGGAGACTTTTGACAACATCGACAACCTGAGTCCCAAGGCGGCACACAAGAAGGGGCGGGGCTGTAATGgcgctggaggaggaggaagtacAACACGCTCGTACGCCAACACGCCGGTGCTGTCGAGCCCAAAGAATGGAGATGGATCAAAGAGGACGAGTGAGGAAGCAGCGTATGTTCGGCCGGTGTTCCCGCCCAGCGTCCGAGCATCCAGCGACAGCCTCAACAGCGTGACGAGCGCTGACGGCTACGGCAACCGTGGGAAGACCAAACCATCATCAGAGCCGTTCTACTCATCAGATGAGAACAGAGTCAACAAGTGCTGCGTCTACAGGAAGTACCCAGCTGACTTGGCCCACAAGATCCGCAGTGCCAACCACATGGCGGACGACGATGGCGCGGAGCTGGACACGCCCATCAACTATAGCCTGAAGTACTCTGACGAACAGTTGAATTCTGGGAGACAGAGTCCGAGTCACCGcggcagcattgagagcgatgaGGACGACGAACAGGACGccaggctgaggaggaggaatgaTGCCAGCGACTCGGCACCAACCAGCAGCCGCATGGCTTCTGTCCTGCCGCCACGCTATGTTGTCACCACGGCAACATCAAACTACGGCGGTGACTCAACAGGTGAGCAGCCAATCGACTACAGCCTGAAGTATGGTGCTGACGCTGCCCACAAACCGCTATTCAAGCCAGAAGAGGTTGCTGCCCCCTCCGCTCCCCCACCCCCGTCATCCTCTGCCGCTAAGCTCCGCCCCCCTCCGCCTCCAGCCAGTCGGGCGGTGCCAAAAGGTAACCAGGAGTCGACGCAGACGTACTGTGTGGAAGACACACCCATCTGCTTCTCCAGAGGCAGCTCGCTGTCCTCGCTGTCATcatcagaggaggaggacggcGATATCAttgggagaaggaggagaggcgGGAGCGTCGTCTGCGGCGGCGGCAGTAATGACTACCCGACACTTCCTGTCAGTGAGAAAGACGCAcacgagcagcagcagaggcagcagaaGGAGGCGGAGAGCCAGAccgccactgctgctgctgttccctCCACACGGGGAAGACGAggtcaccaccaccatcatggTCAtgcccaccaccaccatcatcaccaccatgtGACATCATCGTCCGGCGCCAGGACTCCTAAGAGTCCTCCGGAGCAGCCTTACGCTCAGGAGACGCCGCTGATGTTCAGCCGCTGCACATCGGTCAGCTCCCTCGACAGCTTCTCCACCTCATCCATCGCTAGCTCTGTGCGCTCCAGCGAGCCGTGCAGCGGCATGCCCAGTGGCGTGGTCAGCCCCAGCGACCTGCCTGACAGCCCGGGACAGACCATGCCGCCTAGCCGCGCCAAAACACCGCCGCCgccaacacagaaaacaaaggaggaggaaaaggccAAGAAGAAGGACGAAGAGGAGAACAGCGCTGATGTCCTGCTGCACTTCGCCACAGAGAGCACGCCACACGGCTTCTCCCGAGCCTCCAGTCTGAGCGCGCTCAGTCTGGACGAGCCGTACATTGCAgcagagatgaagaagaagaagaaagaggaggaggatggagggaacgaggagaggaaggaggaggaggtggcaaAACCAATCCTCGACGAATCGGACGACGACGATGATATTGAAATCCTGGAGGCATGTATCAACATGGCCATGCCCAAGTCGTCACGGAAACCAAAGAAACAGCAACAAGCAGCACCACGGAAACCCAGTCAGCTTCCAGTTTACAAGCTCCTCCCAGCTCAAAGCCGCACCCAATCACAGCAGAGGAAGGATTTGCTGCAGGAGGAGGTGCCGAGAGTTTACTGTGTGGAGGGAACGCCGCTTAACTTCTCCACCGCCACCTCGCTCAGTGACCTCACCATCGACTCCCCACCCAAtgaggaggcagcagcagcagtcataCCTGTAGCCCCGCCCACCTCCGCCCAGAGAAGGCGGGCCGGACTTCCTGAGGGAGAGAATGGCGACGACATCCTCGCTGAGTGCATTAGTGCCGCCATGCCCAAAGCCAAACCCAGAAAACCGATCAGAGCGGCAGTGAACAGTGAGAATCTCCAAGCCCCGCCCCGTcccccacctcttcctcctccggCCCCGCCTCCTCTCGGCCcgcagcagcagaagaaaaagCCGACGTCGCCGGTCAAGCCGATGCCCCAGCGGGCAGCGTACAGCGCCGCCACGTCAACAGCTGCCAAAGCAAAACCAGGGTTCGCCTTCGACTCGCCGCGACACTACACGCCCATCGAGGGCACGCCATGCTGCTTCTCACGCAATGACTCGCTGAGCTCGCTCGACTTCGATGAAGACGACGGTGGCGAGAAGGACGAAGAggggaagaaaacaaaagaagaagaaggcagGAAGAGGAAGCAGCAGACAGCGGCTGTTTTCCCTCGAACGAAACCTGTGACCAACCCGACAGCGACGGACGAGAAGCAAAAGTTCGCCATTGAGGACACGCCCGTCTGCTTCTCTAGAAACTCCTCCCTGAGTTCACTGAGCGACATTGACCAGGAGAACAACAACAAGGAGTTCGCTCTGCCGCCGCCGCCTGAGCAGCAAGATGGAGGCAAAACAGGAACAAAGTCTCCTCCACAGGCAGAGTCAAAGCCCCGCCCCCCTGCGGCCAGCGGCTACGCCCCCAAAGCGTTCCATGTGGAGGACACGCCCGTCTGCTTTTCCAGGAACTCGTCGCTCAGCTCGCTGAGCATCGACTCGGAGGATGACCTGCTGCAGGAGTGCATCAGCTCCGCCATgcccaagaagaagaagaaagccgCTGCCGTCACTGTCCCCGCCGCTGTTGCCACTCCACTTCCTGTTCCCAAAGTCAACGACGGAATTCTGGCCGAGGAGGAGCCTTCAGAGGCGCCAAGAAGCCCCGCCTCCCCTGACTCTGAGTCCTTTGATTGGAAGGCAATCCAGGAAGGCGCTAACTCCATCGTCAGCAGCCTGaacgccgccgccgccgctgcctcATCACTGTCCCGCCAACCGTCATCAGACTCTGACTCCGTCCTGTCGCTGAAGTCAGTGGGCTCGCCATTCCGCCTGCCAGCAGCCAATAATAatgcagcagaagaagaggtggaggagaaggaggaggcggCAGTGAAGCGAGGGGCGAGGATCCTGAAGGGTGGAGAACGCACCACGCTGGAggccaagaagaagaaggaggaggaagaggaggaggaagaggcaaAGGCAGTGAGAGGCGGGAAGAAGGTGTATAGGAGTCTAATTACAGGTAAGCCAAGGGCGGAGCCAGCAGCCAGAGGGCGGAGTAAACCCAGAGCAGCAACCGTGGCCAAAGCTCCAGGAAGCAGTGACGGCACCGACAAAGGAGGCGGGTCCTCTCGGGACTCCACGCCGTCTCGCTCTACCACAGCTGCCAGTCAGAAAGGAGGGAAGCTGTCGCAGCTGCCGCGCACGGCATCTCCAGGAagtgcatcatcatcatcatcatcattggcTTCCAGACCGGCCAAACAGAGTGGGGCGGCGAGGAGTGGTGGCGGCATCCCGAGGAGTGAGTCAGCATCGAGGGTCAGCAGCTCCATTGTGGCCAAGAAGCAGAAGGCGGAGCCGGAGAAGCCGGCACTCGTCCGTCAGTCGACCTTCATCAAAGAAGCACCGAGCCCGACGCTGAAGAGGAAGCTGGAGGAGTCTGCGGCGGCAGCCGCAGCGGCGTTAGAGTCACCATCCAGTCCTGATACACCTCTACCGTCAACAACCAGGAGACATGACGTCAACCGCTCCCACTCTGAGAGCCCGTCACGcccacaggaagtgacatcatccCGGTTCAGCCGCACTGGCACCTGGAAGCGGGAAAACAGCagcgggggaggaggagggactgCCAGTAAACACTCGACATCATTACCACGCGTGGGGACGTGGAAGAGGACAGGAAGCTCGTCGTCTGTGCTGTCAGCGTCATCGGAGTCCAGCGAGAAGGGGCGGAGCGAGGAGGAGAGTGCCATGAGGTCGAAGGGAACGTGGAGGAAGTCGAAGAGCGGCGGCGGTGACTCATCAGCCGGGCGGAGCTTCACCGACAAATCAGAAGACGTGTGGGTTCGTCTGGAGGACTGTCCAGTCAACAACCCgcgctcctcctcttcctgttcaGCCCGCTCTCCCACCGCTGCCAATGCCCCGCCCATCATCGacagccccgccccctcctcctcctcttcctcctcctccaacctCAACCTGCGGCGGAGCTGCGAGAGCCTCGACGACACGCTGCCGCCGCCTgaacggcagcagcagcagcagcagcagcagcagcgcactCAGCAGCGCAGTGGCGCCGTGGCGGCTCGAGTCAGCCCCTTCAACTACACGCCGAGCCCGAGGAAGAGCAACACTGatttcaccaccaccaccacgccaaccaccacaacatcatcatcaacGACCCCCACACGACCTTCACTCATCCCCACCCCCGTCACCAAAAAACGGGAACCGAAGGGCGGAGAGGGCaacggcggcggcggtggtggcagcggtgAACGCGGCTCGTACATTGTGACGTCAGtgtga